The segment ACCAGTATTATGCCATTATGCTGAAGGGACAAGGCTTTTCTTTCGCTTACCTGAACCACACTCATACTGCTGCCATTCTTGGACCACATGGTGTCTTTCTGCCATCTCTTTGACTTCATTCTCTGGTTCTGAAACCAAGTCTTGACCTGAATGAAGGAGGAGACAAATATTAATCTACAGATTTTCTTGAGAAGAAAAGACTGTGCTTACTTCTAACAGTCACAGTGCATTGGATCTAAGAGAAACGACAAAATTTTCAGGGAACGTCTCTGGTCCCAGGATGCAGAGCTGGACCCTCATTTCTCCATTCCCTGATTCTAAATGACCTTTCCATATTCCCCTTATGCTAATGTCTTTcatctgttgattatctctattttatcaCTATGTTCGTATGTGTTTTTTCCACCATTATACGGTGAAATTCCTGAGAGCAAAGATAGTGTGTCTTGTCTGTATTCCCACCTAAGCTCAGCACAGTAGATGCCTCTTGATTGAATGACCTATCTCACCAATTCCTTAAACATTTACCTGTTTGTAAGTAAGGTTCAAATTCTCAGCCACGTTTCGGATCTGTTGAGGACTGAGGTATTTTTGCTCCACGAATCTACTGCTGAGTACATTTAGTTGAGCCTGAGAGAACACTGTCCTCATTTTAGGTTTTTTGACCAGGCTCTGATCTTCTTTTCCCTGATGGATCTTGGCCTTGTTCTGGGAGGAAAGGTTATTTGAAGTCGGGctagtggcagagtcaggaatATCTTGAATAAACATATCCATGGACGAAGAAGGAGCAGGAGAAATTGCTAAatggtgagaaaaaaacaaagtaagaacTTTCTGCCACTGACAGAAATTATTACATCTCTTAATAATATTGTACCTatcttttttaaacattcatcaCCCACAATAAACTAAATTTTAAGTTTCTCAGGAGCTACAAAtctttgaagaatgaaataatttgctcTCAAAACttcctttctcaaaaaaaaaaaaatccaaaacccCCTGAACAAATATGGTTAAATAACCCAGTTGCACAGGGACAAGGAGAATGCCTAACAAAACATCTCAGGACATATTTTTCTAGCAAACAACACAATCCAACTGAAACCTCGGTATAGCCTTGATCAATTCCCCTAAACAAAGTTAACAAATTCTCCCTTCAACCAACCTCTTACTGCTTTTCCCCTAAGAGaatttttctttacctttgaCATTCTATGGCCATGATGAATTACTACTCGGTTTAAATTTGGGTCATACCTTTGAATTCTTTAATAAATGTATCTCCAAGTGAGGGGTGGCAAAGCaaaatccctctaccaatgcagatcaacaccttTTCGTACTTAGTCCTAATtgggcaactggggttaagtaaaTTGGGTCAGAAGTAGGTCTTGAGTCCCAGATCAGCTTTTCACACACCTTACCACCTAGCTTGAATAGTTCCAGGATTTCTCAGTTTCAACCAGTTCCTCTTTTATATAGCCACAGTTAAGCCATTTTTGGTTCACCTGCGCCACTACTTATCCCTTTTCTAGTAGGCCTAAGAAAAAGCAGCACTACTACCCCAAACAGTCCAATACTATCTAATAATCCTTCTAGCGTTTGAATTATTCTCCCTTCCCACAAACGTTTCATGTTAACTAAGATAAAAaaataccttatttaaaattgaaattcGAGTTAAGAATCGTAGGTGTAGTGCTAGAATGGTCCTTGTCATCTTGTTCCCTCCACCCCCcattttacacgtgaggaaacAGAAGGCAGAGACGCCACTTGatttcccaaagtcatacaggaaaTAAATAAGGGGCAGACTTGAACCTCAAGCCTACAGAGCCCAGAATCAGGCCCTTGTCCATGCCACCATACCATCACATTGTTTATTATGCTGTAAGgcgctcagcacagtgcttgtgTGCCTTCTCCCTGTCTTTCCTGCTTACTTAACCAGGTGCCATCCTGACCAGCCCATAGGAATAACCATTAGTAGAGCAAATTAGTGGAAAACAGGCCACTGCTAAAAGGAGAGCTTACTTCGTCCACCTGGGCAATCCAATTCAACCAGTATTCTTTCCAGAAAACCCCTACTATGAGTAAAGCACTGCTCTGGGCGCTTGGTTACCTTTGTAAcctactctcagggagcttatagtctacaaaaaaaaatctcccactctcaagaagcttatgcaCTACAAACAcatataaggatataaagaaTAAACAAATGGAAGTAAGTTCAAACAAGAGGAGAATGGCGGTGCCCCAGAACTATTCTAGGCTGTGCCTCTGTCTTGTTTGTTAAGCCTTGGACGCTAGGCCCCAGGAGTTCCACTGGCATCAGCATACTAAGTTAAAAACGGGATTGCCTATTTAAAAGGTTGGGACCTTGTCACTGCAGAAATAAATTCGGGGGCCCATAGAGTTcttcatggggggggggggggagttgatGGAGGCTCAGCCAGAATCATTCTCCAAAAGCGGGAGATGGAAGCAAGAGAAACTCCTGTATCCTGCCCCtatccttgagggaaaggactttgGGTGCTGGTCGGGCGCGTTGGAGAGGGGGGCTCACCTGTGTTTGGCTGGAGCTTTTCCGGACTTTGGAAATTAGAGTAAGGGTTTGGGGTGGTAAATGGCTCTGGCTGGGACGCGGAGATCCAGGGGTTGTAAGGGCAGTTGGCATCGCCTTCGGGCCGGCAGGACTGGCATGGCTGCGAGTGTGAGCTGGACGTCATGTTTTAGGAGAGATGCTGTACGGGCAGGCTCCAAGGTGGGCAGTCGCAATAAGTCCAGGAGCAAAAGCCTTGAGTGTACGCTAGGCACAGTGCGTAGCAGAGGAAGAAACGCTCTACAAATGCGAAAGGGTCTTTCAGTTACAAACTGGAAAAGAGACTCCCAAAGGCCGAAGGTGGGGTCCGACCGGGGGATACCGGCCCAAACAGGAGGGTGTGAACTTGTATCTGTGAGCCGGCCTTTTTATACCGCTTCCCCTCACCTGGTAATCCTGCCCGCTGGGTTCCCCAAGGCCATTATCATGAAAATGGACAGTGGATAGAAAAGGTGGGGTCTGAGGCTGGACAGTTTCGAGAAGATGTGGGAGCCAAGGAAGACTTAAGCCTCCCCGGAAACTGGGAGGAAAGAGTATTAGAAAGCCAGGAATACTTCTTTAATGAAAACCCCAGTTTTCCGCTCAAGTGAATCGGTTCCACGAACTCTTAACACTCTGGTGATCCTCCGCCCCCCTCCAAAAAACCCCCTCACACCTGGTGTGGTGAATGGAAGGCATTAGTGGTTAATGAAAAGTAAACCGGCGGAGAACAAAATGTATCATACTTAGCGCAGAATCGTCACAAAGTGTCAACTCTTTGAATGTTCAACCTGTAGTCTAGTAGGACGGACTCAGGATTAAACTGATCTTCAGCACTTCTTTTGTAcgctttttatctttttcttttctattcgtcccttcatttctctgcccatgggggtgggggggaagtggTCGAAAAACCCAGACACctacccctcccccctccatgtGCAGATGGAAAATTCACTCAAAACAATTTATTGAGCACATATTAAGTGCAATGCATTGTGTTGGAGAAACACAGGAAAAACCTCAAACTccaggagctaacattctattaGGAAGTAACATTTGGGGGGATAAGCAGATTTTGTTGGGGAGGGGGTGAGTGCTGGTATGAACTCCGCTGGGAAGGATGGTAGTTGATGGAAGGACTCCTGTTTTCTAGGCACCGCGGGAGTGTCTTTGCGACTGCATGGAGATTGGAGAGGAAAAGATGTACAAAGAACGGAAAGGCCAGTTTGGTTGAAAAAGtgtatgataaaaaagaaaaagtgtatAACAGAGAGAAGTGTGCATTAATAATAATGGTCAATATCTATATAATATGTTGGTTTGCAAAGTGACTTCCTTACGTGTTACGTCATTTATTCTTCACTACAACTcggggagataggtgctatttcttatctttattttatggatCAGGATTTGAAGGCTGGTCTTCCGGATTCCAAGTTCAGCCCTCAAGCTACTTCAAGGGCCCTACCCCTGCCCGAAATTACCTAGCAACCAACCTGGAAGCAGACTTGAGCCCGACGACCAAGTGCTTAGATGCTAAAGCTAACACTTTATGTGGTAACTTACAATTACAGGTATAGATCCTGCCCTCCCACTTTTGCCCGAATCCCTACCCAGTCTTTAAAACCCAACTCAAAAGCAGCCTTCCGCCTCCCTCCCCATAAATTCTCCACCTGACTTTCCTCCTCTGACctcacatagcactttgttttGCAAATTACTTTTGCACTTGTGACCCAGCATTGTGTATTATAGTTACACTTTAAGATTCTGGTTagccagaattttattttttgttccccTTTTCTATCTTCCCGCAGCACTGTGTGGGGTGCATCCTGGACACGGAATAcctgatttgatttgatttcattGAGAAATACATGTTTTGGGCAATGCTGAGAAGCAGGGATTCTCCCACATGGGATACCATTTGGTAACACCCCTATCCCATTATTTAATTTGGAAATGAACTTCTAAAAAATAACAGTCCTATGAATTCTGATGGAAAGCATCTTTACAATTAGGATACTGGATCAGATCTCTAATCTGATAGATGAGCCTAAGAAGAGGCTAAACAACAGAGGGTTAAGAGGTGAGGtagggggggaggggtggagtcTGAGATCTGGAGGTTAGCCCCAGATGCAATTTTGCATTAACACCAAGTCTAGGTCAACATTTGCCTTTGGTTTCTTCAGGATCAGTTCTTTTCCagcctcttctgtttttttttccccgaCCCCCAGAAGTATGTGGAATTCAGCACTTCCACATTTCAGCTCCCCATTTTGGAAAGGTGGAGAAGGATACTTCCTCCAGTTTGCCTCCCTTTTCCCAAAGGTTGAAAATTCCagtggatttattttcttttaaatcactctccccttcctctcctcctctcccctgcccTAGGCTTATTTTTCTTAGCAACCAATACACATAACTTTATTAAGTTCTTAAGGTGCATGCTTGGGGCACTGTGGAAGGCCTTTGGTACACAGATTCAAAActgagacaatccctgccctcaaggagcttgtattctgtTCTGTGGGGGTGAGATGAATATGATTGATAAGcaattttattgttcagtcattttaattcatgtctgatgctttgtgacctcatttggggttttcttggcaaaatactggagtggtttgtcatttccttctccagctcattttacagatgaggaacagggTTCCTCAGACAgggctaagagacttgcccaaggtcacacagtttgtgtCTAGGGTTAGAATTTGagttcatgaagatgagtctttcagacTCTAGACCTGGTGCCCTATCCATGTCAACACCTAAATGCCCAGGTAAGCAATTAGAAgcatgttctgtgtgtgtgtgtgtgtgtgtgtctctcaaAACCTCTCTCAATCTttccctttgtgtgtgtgtatatgtatacatatataaaaacatatatagatatatagagagatacacatatgtatatacacatatatacatatatgtatcaacacacacaaaataaatgtaaaatgatgGGGGAGGATAGATAGTTCTAACAACTAGGAATCAGAAGGCTTCCTGAAAGAGGAGACACCTGGATTGAACCTTAGACTTGGGCTGAACCTCACCCCAGTGACTTATCAACGAAAGTAATCTCGGTGGAATCAGAAAAATTCTGGTGTATGCTGCTGCTCAAAATCTGCATCTTTGTCTTCTACTCAGACTCTGACCCAGAATAAGTAGAACGCGGGGTGAGGGAGTTACTGGAAATTGGGGAGTCTTCCCTCTTCACCTGGGATACATGTGGTAAACCTGGGGTACTCTGGGTGGTGGGAGCTCGGTTTATCTTTCTGAACTCAGAAACTGGATTTCAGGGAAGAGGGCTGAGGGTGGGGGATGGGAACGGTGTTAGAAGAGAAGAGTTTTGGGGGCCAAGTGGCCAAATGATTGCCTTTGCAAGCCTTTCTGTGATTAGAGTTGTCACCAATATCTATTGCAACAGACTGGCTGTCTTCCTTGGAGTGGGAGTTTACCAGCTCCTTCAgcaacaatttcttttttaaaaaaataatgaattaatttttagttttccataagactttgaattttaagttttccctccctctctccccttctttctccccaagacagcgtgcaatctCATACAGGCTCTAcatttacattcatattaaacatattttcacgttagtcacgTTGTAAAGAagtagaaccaatgggagaaagaaaaaaagtagagagcaaataatatgcttcgatctgcattcagactccacagttcttttctgggtgtggatagcattttccatcatgagtctttttcaCCAACAATTTCTTAAGTAGCCATACACCATGGTGGTGACTCCTCTTTAAGGCAAAGGTTCTTTGTCATGGATTCCTCTGACCCGTCTGGTGAAGCCTCTggattcctcagaataatgtttttaaatgcataaagcaCATAGATTTCTATAGGaagccaattacattgaaatacagttatgaaattttaaaaaatagcaacaggttcatggacctcaggttaagcaGTGTGTTGATGTCCAATGTGGGTCGTTCTTCTTTGTGTGCTGGTCTGGTCTTCCTGGAAAGACTGTAAATTTCAGATGAGCAGGACTAAGCTCTTACTTTGACACCTCCTTGCCTCCATCCCCCAGCCCTTGTTTCACGATCTTCTTAGGCCAGCAGTGGTCCCCCAGGCTATTAAAGGGAATCCATGAATCTGAGAGAGGGAATCCAAAACTTTTCCAAATAATTCTAAGAGACtgtaatttttgttaaatagatGTTAGTAGATAAAACTAACATGAAGAAAAAGCTCTTTAAGGGGTCCTTAATAATTTGTAAAAGTaaaaaggggtcctgagaccaaagaCTGGAGAAATTCAGTCTTGGTGGTTAAGTGAATGAATTGAATTAGAAGATAATATGTATTTTAGATGAATAATTTGTAAGAATGTCAAGTATCTTGAAACGgaaaagtttgagaacctctgtcttaggcatttgataaatgctggATGAGTTAATAGAATTTTCAGGCTATTTCAGATGTAGCAGTGGAATAAAGGCTGGGCATTGAATTCCCATCAATATTAATGGATTAGAGCCAACTGCTTTGGAAGATAATTCAGCatgttttttcccatttcttcctatttattctatattctCTGCCCCACCCTGGCAAATATACTCACCTTGTGTAAACCTCCCAGTCTGATTATAGGCACCTACAATTTCTACCTGATGCCTGTAATTCCTTTTTGTTAAAACTTCAATATTCCACATTTTTCTTCATGctacagataaaaagaaaaaaaaacactgaaatacAAGATGAATAAATTAAATCTAACAATTCCAATGTAATAAATTTCTATTGTAAGTGTACGTAAGGTGCTAGGCGTATGAAGCGTACTTGTCTTTATAAGATAGACTCTCAGAAGTGTGATGTAGAATGTGAAGGCAAAGGAAAGATCTAGATAAAGTTCTCTAGGAAAATTTGATGAGCAAGGTACGGTTAGGAGCTAAGGATACCAAGACTGGCATGATGTAGACCCTATACTCAAGGAGACTCCTGTCTAATGAGTGAaaagatatatacacaaacaACTATCTGGGAAGAAGACTGTGATAAGTACAAGGGAAAAGCCCAGAGCCAGAAAGCCATGTACTCTGTGGATGCCTAAGTTAGTTAAACTGAACTGAATGAGAAATTCAGTGAAGGAGAAATCACTGTGAGCTGAGAAAATACCTGAGTTAGGTCTGAAAGGGAGGGACTTAATCAGAGATGGGAGGGGAgataagagagagaaatattttaggTATAGGGAGCAGAAGAGGAGACAGGAAGAAATCCTTTATGAAACCTGGTCTACCATTGTAATTTTGGTTGTTTTGTAACCTTTAGTAATTGGAAACAGGTGTTCATAGGTCATGTGATATTGTAGATTGTAGATAAGGCAGATCTGTGATGGCCAGGAAGCTGGGTTACCATTAATTGAAAGTATACAATGTTACCAAATGATTCTGCTTCCCCGGAGCTCTGTCTCTGAAAGGTGATAGTAAGATCGCAAGCTATAGATTAATGGTGATTGAGATTCACCTGCAACACCCAACCAGGAGTCATTGTTTCATTAACATGAATGCAGTGTTGATATGCATGTTGGTGTGGGAATGCTCTGTAGGTACTACcgatatatatatttctttgatatATACTGTTATGCCATGTTATATAGTATATGCATGTGCCATGTTTCTGCATGTGACCTACATATTTGGTTActctgtggtgtgtgtatgtatataatatatatatgtatttatatatgtgtgtatgtatatatagatatatacacatatggtatGAAACTTGAATTTTAGTTGCATAGATTGTTTTGAATACTATGAATGTCATAAATTATGTACCTTCATTGAATATCTATGCAACCTATATAGAATGGCAATTAACATACCCACAGAAATCTTAGTGAACCCCAAATCATTTTCAGGGGCTTCCAATTTTACACTGAAGAAGAGGATGTAAGAGGATAGGGAAAAGTCAATTTCAGACGTTACCCCCTTTAGACTTTCAACGGCCTCCTTGAATGATTTGCAGACTGTAAAGTTCCTTTTGAACTTCGATCACTGTAGACTTTTTTACTCCTTTAGTTGGCATGAAACTTCTTAATCAACTTCAGAAGATTATAGGGTCTTGGCTACTGGATGAAGGTAACTGATGCTGTCTGGAAACTTCTCGTCTTTGGACTAAGGGATCAATCATTCTCCTTGGACCAATATGAAAAGGAAACAAGCCAGCTTGGAAGAGAGTCAAAAATAGAACTAGATATGTCAGAAGAACTCAGTTCCTAAGGTAATGCTTTACCTTTTTTCCTGTATGCGTCTTTTAAAAGTATAGCAGTGAGGTAAAGgggatttctttctctcttatttttttccacccATCCCCCATCAGCAATAAAGTTCATTACCCATAGAAAACCTGTTTGAATGGAGCCTGAAAGAAGAATTCAGAGGCATTGCTTTATCAATCCCAACTTTCCTATgg is part of the Notamacropus eugenii isolate mMacEug1 chromosome 3, mMacEug1.pri_v2, whole genome shotgun sequence genome and harbors:
- the NANOG gene encoding homeobox protein NANOG; translated protein: MTSSSHSQPCQSCRPEGDANCPYNPWISASQPEPFTTPNPYSNFQSPEKLQPNTAISPAPSSSMDMFIQDIPDSATSPTSNNLSSQNKAKIHQGKEDQSLVKKPKMRTVFSQAQLNVLSSRFVEQKYLSPQQIRNVAENLNLTYKQVKTWFQNQRMKSKRWQKDTMWSKNGSSMSVVQNGSALGEYISFYSPFQQDYMMNPSGNLPVWSNQTWNNQFQNGGEGAYQHQMFQHPYPASDLGATFGNNTSEVYSMKPQTVSFNAPHTVEYLPNYSMNMQLTHSKPQEDCDYRPVSDAPTQFLDPSGLPIFQS